The nucleotide window TTGCTCGAATCGCTTGAGGAATTGCTTGAGTCAGCTGGTTATGCGGTTCGTAGCTTCTCGTCGGCGGCAGCGCTGATCCAGGCCGGCCTCTCCGGACTGGATCTCCTCATCACCGATGTCGGCATGCCGGGGCTCGACGGCTTCGAACTGCGCGACCTCGTCAATAGGGCACGTCCGGAACTGCCGGTCTTTCTCATCACCGGGCGCCACGAGATCGCCGAGCAGATCAGGGCACGGGCCGTAGAGAGTTTCT belongs to Bosea sp. NBC_00550 and includes:
- a CDS encoding response regulator, with protein sequence MTKHKSVVAVVDDDPRLLESLEELLESAGYAVRSFSSAAALIQAGLSGLDLLITDVGMPGLDGFELRDLVNRARPELPVFLITGRHEIAEQIRARAVESFFCKPFDGQALLAAIATALTQQGRGR